One window of Manihot esculenta cultivar AM560-2 chromosome 17, M.esculenta_v8, whole genome shotgun sequence genomic DNA carries:
- the LOC110605367 gene encoding protein phosphatase 2C 29, translating to MGSGLSSLFPCFKPGTNQTQHEQPDLIFTASEPLDETLGHSFCYVRSSNRFVSPTPSDRFVSPSQSLRFSPSRAGTASETRPGLPETWFKSISGASVSANAWTPRTVLQHENIYDDAIDSSGFATGVTGGGVRGSIVNVDGFESTASFSALRLQPVPRGGEGFFMSGPIERGAVSGPLDANSGTDNSGQVHFSAPLGGVYVKKKRRKGISGIKKAIYRNLSEKNRPWVVPVLNLVNRRDNSRTGEERESQAESNVQWALGKAGEDRVHVVVSEEQGWLFVGIYDGFNGPDAPEFLMGNLYRAVYRELQGLFWDVEEPEEASNVASTVVVGSENTTNPSIERICKDYGECSAGEIESNLVYQDQGNVAKDDPSNEKVVERNWGGTIGGTESSSVPHERAKRVTFQSEGLEITQRRRLWEFLAEEDAEDGLDLSGSDRFAFSVDDAISISNAGSAVSRRWLLLSKLKQGLSKHREKNLFPWKFGLETKEKVGSSKVEERGSKRKRKEGPVDHELVLRALSRALEMTELAYLDMTDKVLDTNPELALMGSCLLVVLMRDEDVYVMNVGDSRAIVAQYEPEDVGSSVGGDGLSMEGVAEGSTHVMRLTALQLSTDHSTSIEEEVLRIKTEHQDDSHCIVNDRVKGRLKVTRAFGAGFLKQPKFNDVLLEMFRNEYIGTAPYISCIPSLCHHQLCPRDLFLVLSSDGLYQYLTNQEVVSHIESFMEKFPDGDPAQHLIEELLSRAAKKAGMDFHKLLDIPQGDRRKYHDDVTVMVISLEGRIWKSSGKCP from the exons ATGGGAAGTGGACTCTCCTCCCTCTTCCCTTGTTTCAAACCAGGGACTAACCAGACCCAACATGAACAGCCGGACCTGATCTTCACGGCCTCTGAGCCGTTAGATGAAACCCTAGGTCACTCTTTCTGCTACGTACGATCCTCTAACCGTTTTGTCTCTCCCACTCCCTCCGATCGCTTCGTCTCTCCTTCTCAATCCTTGCGTTTCTCTCCTTCCCGTGCCGGAACAGCTTCCGAGACCCGACCCGGATTGCCGGAGACTTGGTTCAAGTCTATTTCCGGTGCTTCTGTTAGTGCCAACGCTTGGACTCCCAGAACTGTCCTCCAACATGAGAATATTTACGACGATGCCATTGACAGTAGTGGCTTTGCTACTGGTGTTACTGGTGGTGGAGTGAGGGGCAGTATTGTGAACGTGGATGGATTTGAAAGCACGGCGTCGTTCAGCGCGTTGCGTTTACAGCCGGTGCCACGTGGTGGAGAGGGGTTCTTCATGTCTGGTCCTATCGAGCGGGGTGCGGTATCCGGTCCACTCGACGCGAACTCGGGGACTGACAATAGTGGGCAGGTACACTTCTCCGCGCCGCTCGGTGGCGTTTATGTCAAAAAGAAACGAAGGAAGGGTATTTCTGGGATCAAGAAGGCGATATATCGGAACTTATCGGAGAAGAATCGGCCGTGGGTGGTGCCGGTGCTGAATTTGGTGAACCGGAGAGATAATTCGAGAACCGGAGAAGAGAGGGAGAGCCAAGCTGAGAGTAATGTGCAGTGGGCATTAGGGAAAGCGGGCGAGGATAGGGTCCATGTCGTTGTATCTGAGGAGCAGGGTTGGTTGTTTGTTGGGATTTATGATGGGTTTAACGGCCCTGATGCGCCCGAGTTCTTGATGGGGAACCTCTACAGGGCTGTGTATAGAGAACTTCAGGGGTTGTTTTGGGACGTCGAAGAGCCAGAAGAGGCAAGTAATGTAGCATCAACAGTTGTAGTGGGAAGTGAGAACACAACTAACCCATCAATAGAAAGAATTTGTAAAGATTATGGGGAGTGTTCAGCCGGTGAAATAGAATCGAATTTAGTGTACCAGGATCAAGGAAATGTAGCGAAAGATGATCCATCGAATGAAAAGGTTGTTGAGAGGAACTGGGGCGGTACAATTGGCGGAACTGAATCGAGCTCGGTGCCTCATGAAAGGGCAAAGAGGGTTACGTTTCAATCAGAGGGGTTAGAGATTACACAAAGAAGGCGGTTATGGGAATTCCTTGCGGAGGAAGATGCAGAAGACGGGCTTGATCTCTCCGGGTCTGATAGGTTTGCCTTTTCTGTTGATGATGCAATTAGCATCAGCAATGCGGGGTCTGCAGTCAGTAGAAGGTGGTTATTGCTGTCAAAATTGAAACAAGGGTTGTCAAAACATAGGGAGAAAAATTTGTTTCCATGGAAATTTGGATTGGAGACAAAAGAGAAGGTGGGGAGCAGTAAAGTGGAGGAGCGGGGCTCAAAGAGGAAGCGGAAGGAGGGACCTGTGGATCATGAATTGGTTTTGAGGGCGTTATCAAGGGCGCTAGAGATGACTGAACTAGCATACCTGGATATGACCGATAAGGTGCTGGATACAAATCCTGAGTTAGCGTTGATGGGTTCTTGTTTATTGGTGGTCTTGATGAGGGATGaggatgtatatgtgatgaatGTGGGTGATAGCAGGGCAATCGTGGCACAGTATGAGCCAGAAGATGTTGGTTCTAGTGTGGGTGGTGATGGATTGAGCATGGAGGGGGTAGCCGAGGGTTCCACTCATGTGATGAGGTTGACTGCATTGCAGCTGTCAACTGATCATAGCACAAGCATTGAAGAA GAAGTTTTAAGAATCAAGACTGAGCACCAAGATGACAGCCATTGTATTGTCAATGATAGAGTGAAGGGTCGTCTTAAGGTTACCAGAGCTTTTGGAGCCGGATTTCTCAAACAG CccaagtttaatgatgttttgttgGAGATGTTTCGGAATGAATATATTGGTACTGCACCATATATATCTTGCATACCTTCTCTCTGTCACCATCAACTTTGTCCAAGAGATCTATTTTTAGTCCTCTCATCTGACGGGCTATATCAATATCTGACCAATCAAGAAGTGGTTTCTCATATTGAGAGTTTCATGGAGAAGTTTCCAGATGGTGACCCAGCGCAACACCTGATAGAGGAGCTTCTTTCTCGCGCAGCCAAGAAAGCTG GGATGGATTTCCATAAATTACTAGACATCCCACAAGGAGATCGTCGGAAGTACCATGATGATGTTACTGTTATGGTGATATCTCTTGAAGGAAGGATCTGGAAGTCATCAGGAAAATGTCCTTGA